In Lysinibacillus sp. 2017, the DNA window GGATTATTAAAAAGTAGACAAAAATATTTATATTTACCAGAACCACAAAATGACTTTATTTTTTCTATCATTTTGGAAGAAATCGGGCTTGTTGGGGGAATGGGACTGCTGCTTATTTTTGCGTGCTTTTTAATATGTGGCTACAAATTAGCGCTTCAATGTCATAAAGTCCTGCATTTTTATGTCATTAGTGCTTTAACAACAATGATTGCCGTGCAAGCTTGTCTAAATATTGGCGTAGTTATTAATTTACTACCTGTAACAGGTGTAACTTTACCTTTTATTAGTTATGGAGGGACCTCACTGCTAGTTATATGGCTAACGGTGGCGCTCATTTTAAATTTTTCACTCGAATGAAGAAAGGAGTATGAATGATGGAAAAAGTAATCGATATAACAGAACGTGTACCCGCCATGAAAAAGCGTAGAAAACGTCGAACGAATTTTAAATTCATCGCATTAATCACCCTTTTCTTATTCATCATTTTATTACTTCTTTATTTTCAATCATCTTATAGCGACATTAGTAAAATTGATGTTCATGGGGCACACTTAAAAGATGAAGAATTTTATATTGAACAATCGACATTGAAACAATCGGATTCGATATGGGGCTTTAAAATAGCGGATATTGAAGAGAATATAGCGAAGAATGAATGGATTAAATCTGTGAAAGTAAAAAGACAGTTATTAAATGGGGTTCAAATAACAATTGAAGAATGGCAAAAAGTGGCTTACATATCACGAGACGGTGTCTATTATCCGATCCTTGATAATGGTGTTATCTTTGATGAATCCAATGAATTTGTACCAATAGATGCCCCCATTTTTTTGAGATTTGAAGATGAAGCATTACGAAAAAAGATTTTAAAGCAACTGGCTTTATTAAAGCCTGAAGTATTGTCACTTATTTCGCAAATGAATTCAAATCCTACAGAAGCAGATCCATATGCAATCACGCTCTATATGAATGATGGCTATGAAGTACGCGCCGAATCCAATACGTTAGCAGAGAAGCTAAATTATTATCCATCCATTATTGCACAAATTG includes these proteins:
- a CDS encoding cell division protein FtsQ/DivIB → MEKVIDITERVPAMKKRRKRRTNFKFIALITLFLFIILLLLYFQSSYSDISKIDVHGAHLKDEEFYIEQSTLKQSDSIWGFKIADIEENIAKNEWIKSVKVKRQLLNGVQITIEEWQKVAYISRDGVYYPILDNGVIFDESNEFVPIDAPIFLRFEDEALRKKILKQLALLKPEVLSLISQMNSNPTEADPYAITLYMNDGYEVRAESNTLAEKLNYYPSIIAQIENEESFEKGIIDIEVGSYYRPFSEEYSLELKTDGENLEGEEQDDKQQDEQASE